One Oryza brachyantha chromosome 3, ObraRS2, whole genome shotgun sequence DNA segment encodes these proteins:
- the LOC102705893 gene encoding ARF guanine-nucleotide exchange factor GNOM yields MGRPRMPGAAGIDPIAEEPPHSSPSAAAGGGGDGGDPAAGLACAISAEASAVLAVMRRSLRHPRAAADDAAADHPLVSSLKALRRLVFSPAAAAAAASPALPAAVLRPFLDAVRSEDAGAAVTSASLAALHEVMALMGPSLPGAALREVVDAVASCRFEAGAEAAAEEAVLMRMLQALLACLRAPAAPALGDQHVCTAVNTCFRVVHQAGAKGELLQRFSRHAMHEIIRCVFARLPQIGNGDGGDGSVKPEMGGMDKNHPFGIGQMENGNGSYASEAVASDENSADGSGIVVEPYGIPCMVEIFHFLCSLLNVVDQIGVDEDLPLFALKLINSAIELGGSSIRKHPRLLSLVQDELFRNLMQFGLSMSPLILSMVCSIVLNLYHHLRTELKLQLEAFFSCIILRLAQPRFGATYHQQEVAMEALVDFCRQKNFMVEMYANLDCDITCRNVFEELANLLSKSAFPINCPLSSMHILALEGLISVIQGMADRIGNVTSRPELLPVELDEYTPFWTVKCENFLDPQHWVKFVRQRKYVKRRLMIGADHFNRDPKKGLEFLQGTHLLPEKLDPQSVACFFRYTAGLDKNLVGDFLGNHDEFCVQVLHEFAQTFDFQEMNLDTALRLFLETFRLPGESQKIQRVLEAFSDRYYEQSPQAFANKDTALLLAYSIIMLNTDQHNMQVKKKMTEEDFIKNNRNINGGSDLPREMLSELYHSICRNEIKTTPEQGMGYFEMSPSRWIDLMRKSKSTSLYIVGDSQPFLDHDMFAIMSGPTIAAIAVVFDHSEHEEVLLACVDGFLGVAKISAFHHLEDVLDDLVVSLCKFTTLLNTSLVEEPVTAFGDDLKARLATETLFTIANRYGDYIRTGWRNVLDCILRLHKLGLLPARVASDAADDSEVSAETVQGKPTPSSISTSHIPVIGTPRKSSGLMGRFSQLLSLDSEEPRSQPTEQQLAAHQRTLQTIQKCRIDSIFTESKFLQPDSLLQLARALIWAAGRPQKVASSPDDEDTAVFCLELLIAITLNNRDRIVLLWQGVYEHIANIVQSTVMPCALVEKAIFGLLRICQRLLPYKENLADELLRSLQLVLKLDARVADAYCENITQEVARLVKANAGHIKSQMGWRTVVLLLSITARHPDASEVGFEAIMYIMSEGAHLSLSNYAFCIEASRQFAESRVGLIDRSIRALDLMADSASSLARWSQETKGTGEEADKGSEAIREMWLKLLQALKKLSLDQREEVRNHALTSLQRCLTATEGVCLQSSTWSHAFDLVIFALLDDLLEISQNHSQKDYRNMEGSLVLAIKLVAKVYLQLLPDLFGLSSFCKLWLGVLSRMEKYIKIKVRGKRSDKLQELIPELLKNILVAMKNRGILAKRSTIGGDSLWELTWLHANNISTSLQSDVFPSQEYEQHTTAGSPRGPNGVESRD; encoded by the exons CGCTCGTCTCCTCCCTCAAGGCGCtgcgccgcctcgtcttctcccccgccgccgccgccgctgcggcctcgcccgcgctccccgccgccgtgctgagGCCCTTCCTCGACGCCGTCCGCTCcgaggacgccggcgccgccgtcacctcggcctcgctcgccgcgctccACGAGGTCATGGCGCTCATGGGGCCCTCCCTCCCGGGCGCCGCGCTGCGGGAGGTCGTggacgccgtcgccagctGCCGGTTCGAGGCCggggccgaggccgccgccgaggaggccgtGCTGATGCGGATGCTGCAGGCTCTGCTCGCCTGCCTGCGCGCCCCTGCAGCCCCTGCCCTCGGTGACCAGCACGTCTGCACTGCCGTCAACACGTGCTTCCGTGTTGTCCATCAGGCAGGCGCCAAGGGTGAGCTCCTGCAGCGATTCTCGCGGCACGCTATGCACGAGATCATCCGATGTGTCTTTGCCCGCCTACCACAGATAGGTAATGGCGATGGAGGTGATGGTTCCGTTAAACCAGAG ATGGGTGGCATGGATAAGAACCATCCTTTTGGGATTGGACAAATGGAAAATGGCAATGGGAGCTATGCATCTGAGGCAGTTGCATCTGACGAGAATTCTGCAGATGGCAGTGGCATTGTTGTGGAGCCTTATGGGATCCCATGCATGGTGGAGATTTTTCATTTCCTCTGCTCTCTCCTCAATGTTGTTGACCAAATTGGAGTTGATGAAGATCTGCCATTGTTTGCTCTGAAGTTGATTAATTCAGCAATCGAACTTGGTGGTTCTTCAATTCGGAAGCATCCAAGACTGCTGTCATTAGTGCAAGATGAGCTTTTCCGAAACCTAATGCAGTTTGGGTTGTCCATGAGCCCACTTATCCTTTCAATGGTGTGCAGCATTGTGCTAAATCTTTATCATCATCTCCGGACTGAGCTCAAATTGCAGCTTGAGGCATTCTTTTCTTGTATAATCCTAAGGCTTGCACAACCCCGATTTGGAGCAACATATCATCAGCAGGAGGTTGCAATGGAAGCTCTTGTAGACTTTTGTCGACAGAAGAATTTCATGGTGGAGATGTATGCCAATCTGGACTGTGACATAACCTGCAGGAATGTGTTTGAGGAACTTGCAAATCTTCTATCAAAGAGTGCATTTCCTATTAACTGCCCATTGTCTTCCATGCACATTCTTGCTCTGGAAGGTCTGATCTCTGTGATCCAGGGAATGGCTGATCGGATTGGAAATGTGACTTCACGCCCTGAGCTCCTGCCTGTGGAACTTGATGAATACACTCCCTTCTGGACCGTTAAGTGTGAGAATTTTTTAGATCCTCAGCATTGGGTGAAGTTTGTCCGTCAAAGAAAGTATGTAAAAAGAAGACTGATGATTGGTGCTGATCACTTCAACAGAGACCCAAAGAAAGGTCTGGAATTTCTTCAAGGCACTCATTTGTTGCCTGAGAAGCTTGATCCCCAAAGTGTGGCTTGTTTTTTCCGCTACACAGCTGGTTTGGACAAGAATCTTGTAGGAGACTTTCTAGGCAATCATGATGAGTTTTGTGTTCAGGTGCTTCACGAGTTTGCTCAGACCTTTGACTTCCAGGAAATGAACCTGGATACAGCTCTGAGATTATTTTTGGAGACATTTCGCCTGCCTGGAGAATCTCAGAAGATACAGAGGGTTCTCGAGGCTTTCTCAGATAGATACTATGAGCAGTCCCCACAGGCTTTTGCTAATAAGGACACTGCTTTACTACTGGCTTACTCAATTATAATGCTGAACACTGATCAGCACAACATGCaggtgaagaagaagatgactGAGGAGGACTTCATCAAGAACAACAGGAACATAAATGGGGGTAGTGACCTTCCACGTGAGATGCTTTCTGAACTATACCATTCCATATGCCGAAATGAGATTAAGACCACTCCAGAACAGGGCATGGGATATTTTGAAATGTCGCCCAGCCGCTGGATAGATTTAATGCGGAAGTCAAAGTCAACATCCCTGTATATAGTTGGTGATTCTCAGCCCTTTCTTGATCATGATATGTTTGCTATCATGTCTGGTCCTACTATTGCTGCCATTGCAGTGGTGTTTGATCATTCGGAACATGAAGAAGTTCTGTTGGCCTGTGTGGATGGCTTCTTGGGTGTTGCAAAGATCTCGGCATTTCATCATCTTGAAGATGTATTGGATGATCTTGTTGTTTCTCTCTGCAAATTCACCACTCTTTTGAACACCTCTTTGGTTGAGGAACCAGTTACTGCCTTTGGGGATGACCTAAAGGCCAGATTGGCAACTGAGACATTGTTTACCATAGCTAATAGATATGGGGACTACATACGTACTGGTTGGAGAAATGTCTTGGATTGCATCTTGAGGCTGCATAAGTTAGGTCTTCTTCCGGCCCGTGTTGCTAGTGATGCAGCTGATGATTCTGAAGTTTCTGCTGAAACTGTCCAAGGAAAGCCTACTCCTAGCTCAATTTCAACATCTCATATTCCAGTTATTGGTACGCCTCGGAAATCCTCTGGACTTATGGGGAGATTTAGTCAGCTGCTCTCGCTTGACAGCGAAGAACCAAGATCACAGCCAACTGAGCAGCAACTTGCTGCCCATCAGAGGACTCTACAGACGATTCAGAAATGCCGCATAGACAGTATATTTACAGAGAGCAAATTTCTGCAACCTGATTCACTATTACAACTTGCTAGGGCACTGATTTGGGCTGCAGGACGACCTCAAAAGGTTGCCAGCTCGCCAGATGATGAGGACACAGCAGTATTCTGCCTGGAACTGCTGATCGCCATTACTCTTAACAATCGAGACCGAATTGTGCTTCTCTGGCAAGGAGTTTATGAGCATATTGCCAACATAGTCCAGTCCACAGTTATGCCATGTGCTCTTGTGGAGAAAGCTATTTTTGGACTTCTGCGGATATGCCAGAGGTTATTACCATATAAAGAGAACCTTGCTGATGAGCTGCTGAGGTCATTGCAATTAGTTCTCAAGCTGGATGCGCGTGTAGCTGATGCATACTGTGAGAATATCACACAGGAGGTTGCGCGCCTTGTTAAAGCAAATGCTGGACACATAAAATCACAAATGGGCTGGAGGACTGTAGTATTACTGCTCTCCATAACAGCTCGACACCCTGATGCTTCAGAAGTAGGCTTTGAGGCTATCATGTACATCATGTCCGAGGGTGCTCACCTTTCCCTATCGAATTATGCCTTCTGCATTGAAGCATCACGGCAGTTTGCTGAATCCAGGGTTGGTCTAATTGATAGATCCATTCGTGCTCTGGATCTGATGGCTGATTCTGCCAGTAGTCTTGCCCGATGGTCACAGGAGACAAAAGGAACAGGTGAGGAAGCTGACAAGGGGTCGGAAGCAATCAGGGAGATGTGGCTCAAGCTGTTGCAAGCACTGAAGAAGTTGAGTTTGGAtcagagagaggaggtgaGAAACCACGCATTAACTTCACTTCAGCGATGCCTAACGGCAACAGAAGGGGTATGCCTCCAGAGCTCCACATGGTCACATGCTTTTGATCTCGTCATATTTGCGCTGCTTGATGACTTGCTAGAGATCAGCCAAAATCACTCGCAAAAGGACTACAGGAACATGGAAGGATCTCTTGTGCTTGCTATCAAACTAGTCGCAAAAGTCTATCTGCAACTACTGCCAGATCTTTTTGGGCTAAGCAGCTTCTGCAAGTTGTGGCTGGGCGTCCTCAGCCGGATGGAGAAGTACATCAAAATCAAGGTTCGTGGCAAGCGCAGCGACAAGCTGCAAGAACTGATCCCGGAGCTGCTCAAGAACATTCTGGTTGCGATGAAGAACAGGGGGATCCTCGCAAAGAGGAGCACCATTGGGGGTGATAGCTTGTGGGAGTTGACATGGCTTCATGCGAATAACATCTCGACGAGTTTGCAGTCTGATGTTTTCCCGAGTCAGGAGTATGAGCAGCACACCACTGCCGGCAGCCCGAGAGGACCCAACGGCGTCGAGTCCAGGGACTAG